In one Bactrocera tryoni isolate S06 chromosome 5, CSIRO_BtryS06_freeze2, whole genome shotgun sequence genomic region, the following are encoded:
- the LOC120777589 gene encoding RNA binding protein fox-1 homolog 2-like isoform X13 has product MSTVDLNGSISIMEYRQRQHVVQAGVAPFPGAPTGYPSSGAQVGVANPDNLSMGVAAIKADQVSQMKTESGAQISGSTNAAASTSGVQLYMQQKKTNLPTVTSQFNGCNVSITSPSTVTTTPEVVMNSPLLSGIPAQQHNGGLGIALSNGLSPVLNGYENNHQQMQQQQLKLLHHRSGIHHAHQQPQSQTQSQPSAPTSTPTTTLTITSSQPPPQSIVLSSVLIQNDPELNVTQQQMQQQQQCNANSSSGGSGSGNSTITSISNNSGTVGSTVTATTSNSINSCISNQNQPVNGNSVASGVVSSGDIATTANGASTSSPTITPGNSDDLLGSTHQQQLITGMGGSPAAVGTAATSTTSTSVASGALVSTSTTTNVANTGLLPTIMSTPQMVSGSVDSGSVVSPLVSGASTSQVIACLNAVGVGTSGGIMTSAVSSTPVATSLTSALVPLNQQQQQQTIIDSKNQPKRLHVSNIPFRFRDPDLRAMFGQFGTILDVEIIFNERGSKGFGFVTFANSNDAERARERLHGTVVEGRKIEVNNATARVQTKKVTAVPNVCVQWPEGYRLPVTWPFVGAPIGASAIAPMPAGAATAATSLTPGMSPIILATRESTPRRSVYYDPFLAAAAASADPNLRFQATAPLLKTPLSQAQQAYATAATTYTAVAARAAYGAAAAAAQPALAGYATVAGYATREYADPYLGHGIGPVPGYGATMYRGGFNRFAPY; this is encoded by the exons CACGTGGTGCAGGCCGGTGTTGCGCCATTTCCAGGCGCTCCTACTGGCTACCCATCAAGCGGTGCACAGGTAGGCGTTGCCAATCCTGACAATCTATCTATGGGAGTTGCGGCCATCAAAGCTGACCAGGTGTCACAAATGAAGACTGAGAGTGGAGCGCAGATCTCAGGAAGTACAAATGCAGCCGCGTCAACCTCTGGTGTGCAGCTTTACATGCAACAGAAGAAA ACAAATCTGCCAACGGTGACATCGCAGTTCAACGGCTGCAATGTTTCCATCACATCACCTTCAACAGTAACGACGACGCCAGAGGTAGTTATGAATTCGCCTTTGTTAAGCGGTATTCCGGCGCAACAGCATAATGGCGGACTTGGGATTGCGCTTAGCAATGGATTGTCGCCCGTCCTTAATGGTTACGAAAACAATCACCAACAgatgcaacagcagcaattgAAATTGCTACATCACCGATCTGGTATCCACCATGCGCACCAACAACCACAGTCGCAAACGCAGTCACAACCATCGGCGCCAACGTCGACGCCAACGACAACATTGACGATTACGTCATCACAACCGCCACCGCAAAGTATTGTTCTA TCTTCAGTATTGATCCAAAATGATCCTGAGCTGAATGTTACTcagcaacaaatgcaacaacaacaacaatgcaatgcAAATAGCTCCAGTGGAGGGTCCGGTAGTGGAAACAGCACTATTACGTCGATTTCCAACAATTCTGGAACAGTAGGATCTACAGTCACAGCCACGACTAGCAACAGTATAAATAGTTGCATAAGTAATCAGAACCAACCTGTAAACGGAAACAGTGTAGCCAGTGGAGTAGTCTCGTCAGGGGATATAGCCACTACCGCGAATGGCGCCTCCACATCCTCACCCACCATCACACCTGGAAACTCAGATGATTTGCTAGGAAGCACCCACCAACAACAGCTTATTACTGGAATGGGAGGGAGTCCAGCCGCTGTCGGCACTGCGGCAACCTCTACCACCTCTACGTCAGTTGCTTCCGGAGCACTAGTCTCAACAAGCACTACTACTAATGTCGCCAACACTGGTTTGTTACCTACTATTATGTCCACCCCACAGATGGTTTCCGGCTCAGTTGACTCTGGCTCGGTAGTGTCGCCATTGGTAAGCGGAGCGAGCACTTCTCAGGTCATCGCCTGTCTCAACGCGGTTGGTGTTGGCACAAGTGGTGGAATCATGACTTCTGCCGTATCATCGACTCCAGTTGCCACTAGTCTCACTTCGGCCCTAGTTCCATTaaatcaacagcaacagcaacaaactaTCATTGATTccaaaaatcaaccgaaacgTTTACACGTTTCGAATATTCCATTTCGATTCCGTGATCCTGACCTACGCGCTATGTTTGGG CAATTTGGAACTATATTGGATGTGGAAATCATTTTCAATGAACGCGGCAGTAAG GGCTTTGGCTTTGTAACGTTCGCAAATAGCAACGACGCTGAACGAGCTCGCGAACGTCTTCACGGCACTGTGGTTGAGGGACGTAAAATCGAG GTGAATAACGCTACAGCTCGAGTACAAACCAAAAAAGTAACTGCTGTTCCAAATG TGTGTGTTCAATGGCCGGAAG GATACCGTTTGCCAGTTACTTGGCCTTTTGTCGGCGCACCAATTGGAGCGTCTGCGATAGCACCAATGCCGGCTGGAgccgcaacagcagcaacatctCTAACCCCTGGAATGTCACCTATTATACTCGCAACTCGAGAATCTACACCGAGACGAAG cGTCTACTACGATCCCTTCCTAGCAGCTGCTGCAGCTTCCGCTGATCCGAATCTGCGATTCCag GCTACAGCTCCGCTTCTAAAGACTCCACTGTCACAAGCACAGCAGGCGTACGCAACAGCCGCCACCACATACACAGCGGTGGCCGCTAGGGCGGCATATGGCGCTGCAGCCGCCGCTGCACAGCCGGCTTTAGCCGGTTACGCTACTGTTGCTGG ATATGCAACAAGAGAGTATGCGGACCCCTATTTAGGACATGGAATCGGACCAGTGCCCGGCTATGGT GCAACTATGTATCGTGGTGGATTCAATCGATTTGCACCTTATTAG